The Henckelia pumila isolate YLH828 chromosome 2, ASM3356847v2, whole genome shotgun sequence genome includes a window with the following:
- the LOC140885134 gene encoding pathogenesis-related protein 1C-like, with protein MWKAKILLFLFIAAAFIASPAVAGLVHRVPKTKLKRRNPIKPLPPPQQFVPTFNWEQKEYLNAHNFLRRNVGVLPLTWDATLTASAHAWAEQRRVDCDFRHHSPNRYGENLYWMDYDVHTPSQVVQSWFDEQRFYDAAKNVCRCLPERNGCECGHFLNVVWATTQRVGCSGAVYCDGNKGVYVVCQYDPAGLIEGADPFAVAGS; from the coding sequence ATGTGGAAGGCTAAAATTCTCTTGTTTTTATTCATTGCCGCCGCCTTCATCGcttcccccgccgtcgcgggGTTGGTGCACCGTGTCCCGAAAACCAAGCTCAAAAGGCGCAACCCGATCAAACCCCTCCCGCCGCCGCAGCAATTCGTGCCCACATTCAACTGGGAGCAAAAAGAATACCTGAACGCTCACAATTTTCTACGCCGGAATGTCGGGGTTCTCCCGCTCACGTGGGATGCCACCTTGACTGCTTCGGCCCACGCCTGGGCGGAGCAACGCCGCGTGGACTGCGATTTCCGCCACCACTCTCCCAACCGATACGGCGAGAACCTGTATTGGATGGATTACGACGTCCACACGCCGTCGCAGGTGGTTCAATCCTGGTTCGACGAGCAGAGGTTCTACGACGCCGCAAAAAACGTTTGCAGGTGCCTGCCGGAGAGAAACGGCTGCGAATGCGGCCATTTCTTGAACGTTGTCTGGGCCACGACGCAACGGGTCGGGTGCAGCGGCGCCGTCTATTGCGACGGAAACAAAGGCGTGTATGTTGTTTGTCAATATGATCCTGCTGGATTGATCGAAGGTGCGGACCCTTTCGCTGTTGCTGGATCGTGA
- the LOC140880600 gene encoding uncharacterized protein isoform X2, with the protein MVDRMESHSLCDVHVRQDHAFIEYSNHQDADNAISHLDGRDVDGRRITVEFAKGVPRGAGGVRESAGRGPTPGSGCCFNCGQDGHWARDCTAGDWTNMCYRCGKRGHIVKDCENNPKKLSYSRSPMRSRAPPRGRSRSRSFSKSRSHSYSRSSMRSRAPRHGRSRSRSRSRSFSKNRSPRRERSYSRSPMRTRSPRRGRRRRRNRSRSRSRSRSFSKNPSYGHSRYKRGRDVVYDERRSLSPIGVSSERKRRASPSKSGKHSSTPARDSARESGSRAPRKGEDETGQDGYINSPQEGPSPRRGRRERENNGYSDSPKETSGSPTSPATTRYETANGNNRSPSPIREDEWSPIRDDGNYTLPEVAGRLKQVV; encoded by the exons ATGGTGGATCGGATGGAATCTCACTCATT ATGTGACGTGCACGTGAGGCAAGACCATGCCTTTATT GAATACAGTAATCATCAGGATGCTGATAACGCAATATCTCACTTAGATGGTAGAGATGTTGATGGACGTCGGATCACTGTTGAATTTGCTAAAGGG GTGCCTCGGGGAGCTGGAGGGGTTCGAGAATCTGCAGGCAGGGGTCCCACACCTGGTTCTGGATGTTGCTTCAACTGTGGCCAAGATGGCCATTGGGCCCGAGATTGCACAGCTGGAGATTGGACAAATATGTGTTATCGCTGTGGTAAGAGAGGTCATATAGTAAAAGACTGCGAGAACAATCCTAAAAAGCTGAG TTATTCACGTTCACCCATGAGGTCACGTGCTCCACCCCGTGGCCGGAGTCGGAGTCGGAGTTTCAGTAAAAGTCGTAGTCACAG TTATTCACGTTCATCCATGAGGTCACGTGCTCCACGCCATGGCCGGAGTCG GAGTCGGAGTCGGAGTCGAAGTTTCAGTAAAAATCGTAGTCCCAG GCGTGAGCGTAGTTATTCACGTTCACCCATGAGGACACGTTCTCCACGACGTGGCAGGAGACGGAGACGGAATCGGAGTCGGAGTCGGAGTCGGAGCCGAAGTTTCAGTAAAAATCCTAGTTACGG CCATTCGAGGTATAAAAGAGGTCGAGATGTTGTGTATGATGAAAGGAGATCATTGAGTCCAATTGGTGTAAGCTCTGAGCGGAAGAGACGTGCCTCACCCTCCAAATCTGGGAAACACAGCTCAACTCCTGCTAGAGACAGTGCAAGAGAAAGTGGAAGCCGTGCTCCAAGGAAAGGAGAAGACGAAACCGGTCAAGATGGCTACATTAACAGTCCACAGGAAGGCCCTTCGCCTAGGAGAGGCAGAAGGGAAAGGGAGAATAACGGTTATAGTGACAGTCCCAAGGAGACTAGTGGTAGCCCCACAAGTCCAGCAACTACAAGGTACGAAACTGCAAATGGTAATAACCGCAGCCCTAGCCCAATCCGGGAGGATGAATGGAGTCCTATCCGTGATGATGGTAATTACACTCTCCCAGAGGTAGCAGGTCGCCTTAAACAAGTGGTGTAA
- the LOC140884726 gene encoding ABC transporter G family member 20-like isoform X1 has protein sequence MEIQELSRKPKRSGSRTLDELLQRVGDSTNDEHHRVVEVQGQTFQPTLVPFTLSFHNLTYSVKISRKFRPASWTVAGNDPRMRVLLNDISGEAREGEILAVLGASGSGKSTLIDALANRISRESLKGTISLNGEVLESKLVKVISAYVMQDDLLFPMLTVEETLMFSAEFRLPGTMPRSRKRARVQVLIDQLGLRSAAKTIIGDEGHRGVSGGERRRVSIGTDIIHDPILLFLDEPTSGLDSTSAYMVVKVLQTIAQSGSIVIMSIHQPSYRILSLLDRLIVLSRGQTVFSGSPGSIPRFFAEFGNPIPSNEDKTEFALDYIRELEGTPGGTKNLVDFNKSWQKRTIYIPSNVGPKPSLKDAISASISMGKLVSGATNMDSNHSSSFPMFANSLWTEILIIAKRSITNSRRAPELFVVRFGAVLVTGMILATMFRKLDNSPRGIQERIGFFAFAMSTTFYTCAEAIPIFLLQRYIFMRETAYNAYRRSSFVLSHAITSIPSLLILSLTFSATTYWAVGLDGGTSGFLLFSTFMLASFWVGSSFVTFLSGIIFNVMMAYTIVVAILAYFLLFSGFFITRDRIPPYWIWFHYASLVKYPYQGVLQNEFDDPSKCFVRGIQVFDESPLKVVPDQMKLKMLKSMSKALGMNITGSTCLTTGEDILKQSGVTDINKWSCLCIIVALGFFFRILFYFALLLGSKNKRR, from the exons ATGGAGATCCAAGAACTCAGCCGAAAGCCTAAACGCAGTGGCTCGCGCACGTTAGACGAGCTTTTGCAACGCGTGGGAGACTCCACAAATGATGAACATCATCGAGTTGTTGAGGTCCAGGGCCAAACTTTCCAGCCTACATTAGTTCCCTTCACTCTTTCATTTCACAACCTCACATACAGTGTAAAAATTAGTCGAAAATTCCGTCCTGCATCAT GGACCGTGGCCGGAAACGATCCTAGGATGAGAGTTTTGCTGAATGACATCTCTGGTGAAGCCCGGGAAGGCGAAATCTTGGCTGTTCTTGGAGCCAGTGGGTCGGGGAAATCAACGTTGATTGATGCGTTAGCGAACCGCATATCAAGAGAGAGTCTCAAAGGGACCATATCTTTGAATGGTGAAGTCCTGGAGTCCAAACTTGTCAAAGTAATATCAGCTTATGTCATGCAAGATGACCTATTGTTTCCAATGTTGACAGTAGAAGAAACCCTCATGTTTTCAGCTGAATTCAGGTTGCCAGGAACCATGCCTAGGTCTCGCAAACGAGCTCGAGTTCAAGTCCTGATCGATCAGCTTGGCCTACGCAGTGCTGCCAAGACTATAATCGGAGATGAAGGCCACAGGGGAGTTTCTGGAGGCGAGAGACGTCGTGTTTCCATCGGTACCGACATCATTCACGACCCCATATTGCTGTTTCTTGATGAGCCCACATCAGGGCTGGACTCTACCAGCGCCTACATGGTGGTGAAAGTCTTGCAAACAATAGCACAAAGTGGAAGCATTGTGATCATGTCCATTCATCAACCGAGTTATAGAATCTTGAGCCTTTTAGACCGTTTGATCGTTCTATCTCGAGGCCAAACTGTGTTCAGCGGCTCACCAGGGAGTATTCCAAGATTCTTTGCAGAATTCGGGAACCCGATTCCTTCAAACGAAGACAAAACAGAGTTTGCCTTAGATTACATTCGAGAGCTCGAGGGTACACCCGGAGGAACCAAGAATCTGGTGGATTtcaacaagtcatggcaaaagaGAACTATATATATCCCCTCAAACGTCGGCCCTAAACCGTCCCTCAAAGACGCGATAAGTGCGAGTATTTCAATGGGAAAACTCGTTTCGGGAGCCACCAACATGGACTCCAACCACTCATCCTCATTCCCAATGTTTGCAAACTCCCTCTGGACTGAAATCTTAATCATAGCCAAGAGATCAATCACAAACTCCAGAAGAGCTCCAGAGCTCTTTGTGGTACGTTTTGGCGCCGTTCTTGTCACAGGAATGATACTCGCCACCATGTTCCGGAAGCTCGACAACTCACCTAGAGGGATTCAAGAAAGAATAGGCTTCTTCGCCTTCGCAATGTCAACAACATTCTACACCTGCGCAGAAGCCATACCAATATTCCTCCTCCAAAGATACATCTTCATGAGAGAAACAGCTTACAACGCCTATCGCCGTTCCTCATTCGTCCTCTCCCACGCGATAACATCCATCCCTTCTTTACTCATCCTCTCGCTCACCTTCTCTGCCACAACCTACTGGGCCGTTGGACTAGACGGCGGAACCTCCGGCTTCCTACTCTTCTCCACATTCATGTTAGCCTCATTTTGGGTCGGAAGCTCGTTTGTCACCTTTCTTTCCGGCATAATCTTCAACGTCATGATGGCTTACACGATCGTTGTAGCCATATTGGCTTATTTTCTCCTCTTCAGTGGCTTCTTCATCACCCGGGATCGAATCCCACCGTACTGGATTTGGTTCCATTACGCTTCTCTGGTTAAGTACCCTTATCAAGGAGTGCTGCAGAATGAATTCGATGATCCTTCAAAATGTTTCGTGCGGGGGATACAGGTGTTCGACGAGTCGCCATTGAAGGTGGTTCCCGATCAAATGAAACTCAAGATGCTTAAATCCATGAGCAAGGCATTGGGAATGAATATCACAGGATCAACATGCTTGACTACAGGGGAAGATATATTGAAGCAGAGTGGAGTTACTGATATCAATAAATGGAGTTGCTTGTGTATCATTGTGGCTCTAGGATTTTTCTTCAGGATTTTGTTTTACTTTGCCTTGCTACTTGGAAGTAAAAACAAGAGGAGGTGA
- the LOC140880600 gene encoding uncharacterized protein isoform X3: MVDRMESHSLCDVHVRQDHAFIEYSNHQDADNAISHLDGRDVDGRRITVEFAKGVPRGAGGVRESAGRGPTPGSGCCFNCGQDGHWARDCTAGDWTNMCYRCGKRGHIVKDCENNPKKLSYSRSPMRSRAPPRGRSRSRSFSKSRSHSYSRSSMRSRAPRHGRSRSRSFSKNRSPRRERSYSRSPMRTRSPRRGRRRRRNRSRSRSRSRSFSKNPSYGHSRYKRGRDVVYDERRSLSPIGVSSERKRRASPSKSGKHSSTPARDSARESGSRAPRKGEDETGQDGYINSPQEGPSPRRGRRERENNGYSDSPKETSGSPTSPATTRYETANGNNRSPSPIREDEWSPIRDDGNYTLPEVAGRLKQVV; the protein is encoded by the exons ATGGTGGATCGGATGGAATCTCACTCATT ATGTGACGTGCACGTGAGGCAAGACCATGCCTTTATT GAATACAGTAATCATCAGGATGCTGATAACGCAATATCTCACTTAGATGGTAGAGATGTTGATGGACGTCGGATCACTGTTGAATTTGCTAAAGGG GTGCCTCGGGGAGCTGGAGGGGTTCGAGAATCTGCAGGCAGGGGTCCCACACCTGGTTCTGGATGTTGCTTCAACTGTGGCCAAGATGGCCATTGGGCCCGAGATTGCACAGCTGGAGATTGGACAAATATGTGTTATCGCTGTGGTAAGAGAGGTCATATAGTAAAAGACTGCGAGAACAATCCTAAAAAGCTGAG TTATTCACGTTCACCCATGAGGTCACGTGCTCCACCCCGTGGCCGGAGTCGGAGTCGGAGTTTCAGTAAAAGTCGTAGTCACAG TTATTCACGTTCATCCATGAGGTCACGTGCTCCACGCCATGGC CGGAGTCGGAGTCGAAGTTTCAGTAAAAATCGTAGTCCCAG GCGTGAGCGTAGTTATTCACGTTCACCCATGAGGACACGTTCTCCACGACGTGGCAGGAGACGGAGACGGAATCGGAGTCGGAGTCGGAGTCGGAGCCGAAGTTTCAGTAAAAATCCTAGTTACGG CCATTCGAGGTATAAAAGAGGTCGAGATGTTGTGTATGATGAAAGGAGATCATTGAGTCCAATTGGTGTAAGCTCTGAGCGGAAGAGACGTGCCTCACCCTCCAAATCTGGGAAACACAGCTCAACTCCTGCTAGAGACAGTGCAAGAGAAAGTGGAAGCCGTGCTCCAAGGAAAGGAGAAGACGAAACCGGTCAAGATGGCTACATTAACAGTCCACAGGAAGGCCCTTCGCCTAGGAGAGGCAGAAGGGAAAGGGAGAATAACGGTTATAGTGACAGTCCCAAGGAGACTAGTGGTAGCCCCACAAGTCCAGCAACTACAAGGTACGAAACTGCAAATGGTAATAACCGCAGCCCTAGCCCAATCCGGGAGGATGAATGGAGTCCTATCCGTGATGATGGTAATTACACTCTCCCAGAGGTAGCAGGTCGCCTTAAACAAGTGGTGTAA
- the LOC140880600 gene encoding uncharacterized protein isoform X1 — protein sequence MVDRMESHSLCDVHVRQDHAFIEYSNHQDADNAISHLDGRDVDGRRITVEFAKGVPRGAGGVRESAGRGPTPGSGCCFNCGQDGHWARDCTAGDWTNMCYRCGKRGHIVKDCENNPKKLSYSRSPMRSRAPPRGRSRSRSFSKSRSHSYSRSSMRSRAPRHGRSRSRSRSRSRSRSQSQSRSRSRSFSKNRSPRRERSYSRSPMRTRSPRRGRRRRRNRSRSRSRSRSFSKNPSYGHSRYKRGRDVVYDERRSLSPIGVSSERKRRASPSKSGKHSSTPARDSARESGSRAPRKGEDETGQDGYINSPQEGPSPRRGRRERENNGYSDSPKETSGSPTSPATTRYETANGNNRSPSPIREDEWSPIRDDGNYTLPEVAGRLKQVV from the exons ATGGTGGATCGGATGGAATCTCACTCATT ATGTGACGTGCACGTGAGGCAAGACCATGCCTTTATT GAATACAGTAATCATCAGGATGCTGATAACGCAATATCTCACTTAGATGGTAGAGATGTTGATGGACGTCGGATCACTGTTGAATTTGCTAAAGGG GTGCCTCGGGGAGCTGGAGGGGTTCGAGAATCTGCAGGCAGGGGTCCCACACCTGGTTCTGGATGTTGCTTCAACTGTGGCCAAGATGGCCATTGGGCCCGAGATTGCACAGCTGGAGATTGGACAAATATGTGTTATCGCTGTGGTAAGAGAGGTCATATAGTAAAAGACTGCGAGAACAATCCTAAAAAGCTGAG TTATTCACGTTCACCCATGAGGTCACGTGCTCCACCCCGTGGCCGGAGTCGGAGTCGGAGTTTCAGTAAAAGTCGTAGTCACAG TTATTCACGTTCATCCATGAGGTCACGTGCTCCACGCCATGGCCGGAGTCGGAGTCGGAGTCGGAGTCGGAGTCGGAGTCGGAGTCAGAGTCAGAGTCGGAGTCGGAGTCGAAGTTTCAGTAAAAATCGTAGTCCCAG GCGTGAGCGTAGTTATTCACGTTCACCCATGAGGACACGTTCTCCACGACGTGGCAGGAGACGGAGACGGAATCGGAGTCGGAGTCGGAGTCGGAGCCGAAGTTTCAGTAAAAATCCTAGTTACGG CCATTCGAGGTATAAAAGAGGTCGAGATGTTGTGTATGATGAAAGGAGATCATTGAGTCCAATTGGTGTAAGCTCTGAGCGGAAGAGACGTGCCTCACCCTCCAAATCTGGGAAACACAGCTCAACTCCTGCTAGAGACAGTGCAAGAGAAAGTGGAAGCCGTGCTCCAAGGAAAGGAGAAGACGAAACCGGTCAAGATGGCTACATTAACAGTCCACAGGAAGGCCCTTCGCCTAGGAGAGGCAGAAGGGAAAGGGAGAATAACGGTTATAGTGACAGTCCCAAGGAGACTAGTGGTAGCCCCACAAGTCCAGCAACTACAAGGTACGAAACTGCAAATGGTAATAACCGCAGCCCTAGCCCAATCCGGGAGGATGAATGGAGTCCTATCCGTGATGATGGTAATTACACTCTCCCAGAGGTAGCAGGTCGCCTTAAACAAGTGGTGTAA
- the LOC140884726 gene encoding ABC transporter G family member 20-like isoform X2, which translates to MASDIPFLGPRQAMEIQELSRKPKRSGSRTLDELLQRVGDSTNDEHHRVVEVQGQTFQPTLVPFTLSFHNLTYSVKISRKFRPASCFSSRSGSNIREPPSGTVAGNDPRMRVLLNDISGEAREGEILAVLGASGSGKSTLIDALANRISRESLKGTISLNGEVLESKLVKVISAYVMQDDLLFPMLTVEETLMFSAEFRLPGTMPRSRKRARVQVLIDQLGLRSAAKTIIGDEGHRGVSGGERRRVSIGTDIIHDPILLFLDEPTSGLDSTSAYMVVKVLQTIAQSGSIVIMSIHQPSYRILSLLDRLIVLSRGQTVFSGSPGSIPRFFAEFGNPIPSNEDKTEFALDYIRELEGTPGGTKNLVDFNKSWQKRTIYIPSNVGPKPSLKDAISASISMGKLVSGATNMDSNHSSSFPMFANSLWTEILIIAKRSITNSRRAPELFVVRFGAVLVTGMILATMFRKLDNSPRGIQERIGFFAFAMSTTFYTCAEAIPIFLLQRYIFMRETAYNAYRRSSFVLSHAITSIPSLLILSLTFSATTYWAVGLDGGTSGFLLFSTFMLASFWVGSSFVTFLSGIIFNVMMAYTIVVAILAYFLLFSGFFITRDRIPPYWIWFHYASLVKYPYQGVLQNEFDDPSKCFVRGIQVFDESPLKVVPDQMKLKMLKSMSKALGMNITGSTCLTTGEDILKQSGVTDINKWSCLCIIVALGFFFRILFYFALLLGSKNKRR; encoded by the coding sequence ATGGCAAGTGACATTCCATTTTTAGGCCCCAGACAAGCCATGGAGATCCAAGAACTCAGCCGAAAGCCTAAACGCAGTGGCTCGCGCACGTTAGACGAGCTTTTGCAACGCGTGGGAGACTCCACAAATGATGAACATCATCGAGTTGTTGAGGTCCAGGGCCAAACTTTCCAGCCTACATTAGTTCCCTTCACTCTTTCATTTCACAACCTCACATACAGTGTAAAAATTAGTCGAAAATTCCGTCCTGCATCATGTTTTAGCAGCCGGAGTGGTTCAAATATTCGCGAACCACCATCAGGGACCGTGGCCGGAAACGATCCTAGGATGAGAGTTTTGCTGAATGACATCTCTGGTGAAGCCCGGGAAGGCGAAATCTTGGCTGTTCTTGGAGCCAGTGGGTCGGGGAAATCAACGTTGATTGATGCGTTAGCGAACCGCATATCAAGAGAGAGTCTCAAAGGGACCATATCTTTGAATGGTGAAGTCCTGGAGTCCAAACTTGTCAAAGTAATATCAGCTTATGTCATGCAAGATGACCTATTGTTTCCAATGTTGACAGTAGAAGAAACCCTCATGTTTTCAGCTGAATTCAGGTTGCCAGGAACCATGCCTAGGTCTCGCAAACGAGCTCGAGTTCAAGTCCTGATCGATCAGCTTGGCCTACGCAGTGCTGCCAAGACTATAATCGGAGATGAAGGCCACAGGGGAGTTTCTGGAGGCGAGAGACGTCGTGTTTCCATCGGTACCGACATCATTCACGACCCCATATTGCTGTTTCTTGATGAGCCCACATCAGGGCTGGACTCTACCAGCGCCTACATGGTGGTGAAAGTCTTGCAAACAATAGCACAAAGTGGAAGCATTGTGATCATGTCCATTCATCAACCGAGTTATAGAATCTTGAGCCTTTTAGACCGTTTGATCGTTCTATCTCGAGGCCAAACTGTGTTCAGCGGCTCACCAGGGAGTATTCCAAGATTCTTTGCAGAATTCGGGAACCCGATTCCTTCAAACGAAGACAAAACAGAGTTTGCCTTAGATTACATTCGAGAGCTCGAGGGTACACCCGGAGGAACCAAGAATCTGGTGGATTtcaacaagtcatggcaaaagaGAACTATATATATCCCCTCAAACGTCGGCCCTAAACCGTCCCTCAAAGACGCGATAAGTGCGAGTATTTCAATGGGAAAACTCGTTTCGGGAGCCACCAACATGGACTCCAACCACTCATCCTCATTCCCAATGTTTGCAAACTCCCTCTGGACTGAAATCTTAATCATAGCCAAGAGATCAATCACAAACTCCAGAAGAGCTCCAGAGCTCTTTGTGGTACGTTTTGGCGCCGTTCTTGTCACAGGAATGATACTCGCCACCATGTTCCGGAAGCTCGACAACTCACCTAGAGGGATTCAAGAAAGAATAGGCTTCTTCGCCTTCGCAATGTCAACAACATTCTACACCTGCGCAGAAGCCATACCAATATTCCTCCTCCAAAGATACATCTTCATGAGAGAAACAGCTTACAACGCCTATCGCCGTTCCTCATTCGTCCTCTCCCACGCGATAACATCCATCCCTTCTTTACTCATCCTCTCGCTCACCTTCTCTGCCACAACCTACTGGGCCGTTGGACTAGACGGCGGAACCTCCGGCTTCCTACTCTTCTCCACATTCATGTTAGCCTCATTTTGGGTCGGAAGCTCGTTTGTCACCTTTCTTTCCGGCATAATCTTCAACGTCATGATGGCTTACACGATCGTTGTAGCCATATTGGCTTATTTTCTCCTCTTCAGTGGCTTCTTCATCACCCGGGATCGAATCCCACCGTACTGGATTTGGTTCCATTACGCTTCTCTGGTTAAGTACCCTTATCAAGGAGTGCTGCAGAATGAATTCGATGATCCTTCAAAATGTTTCGTGCGGGGGATACAGGTGTTCGACGAGTCGCCATTGAAGGTGGTTCCCGATCAAATGAAACTCAAGATGCTTAAATCCATGAGCAAGGCATTGGGAATGAATATCACAGGATCAACATGCTTGACTACAGGGGAAGATATATTGAAGCAGAGTGGAGTTACTGATATCAATAAATGGAGTTGCTTGTGTATCATTGTGGCTCTAGGATTTTTCTTCAGGATTTTGTTTTACTTTGCCTTGCTACTTGGAAGTAAAAACAAGAGGAGGTGA
- the LOC140884755 gene encoding protein ALUMINUM SENSITIVE 3 has product MDWQWVPEFLKGMIQPVLALAVVVLAVVLSYLQRLGLEWEMVYSIFRAFLQLSIIGFVLQFIFNQKNAAWIVLAYLFMVTVAGYTAGQRAKHVPRGKYVAGAAILTGTAITMFLLVILRVFPFTPRYIIPVAGMMVGNAMTVTGVTMKKLRDDIKIQMNLVETALALGATPRQATLQQVKRALVIALSPVLDNAKTVGLISLPGAMTGLIMGGASPLEAIQLQIVVMNMLIGASTVSSIMSTYLCWPSFFTKAYQLEVAVFSVD; this is encoded by the exons ATGGACTGGCAATGGGTGCCGGAATTCTTGAAAGGGATGATACAACCGGTGCTGGCGTTGGCGGTGGTGGTTCTTGCGGTGGTTCTGTCTTATTTGCAGCGGCTGGGATTGGAGTGGGAAATGGTTTACTCCATTTTCAGGGCTTTTCTTCAGCTTTCTATCATTGGCTTCGTTCTGCAGTTTATTTTCAATCAGAAAAATGCTGCGTGGATCGTTCTTGCTTATCTTTTCATG GTTACTGTTGCTGGTTACACGGCCGGGCAACGAGCAAAGCATGTTCCAAGAGGGAAGTATGTGGCGGGGGCGGCTATACTAACCGGAACGGCGATCACTATGTTTTTGCTAGTGATTTTACGAGTCTTCCCTTTCACCCCACGATACATCATCCCCGTTGCAGGGATGATGGTTGGGAACGCGATGACAGTCACCGGTGTCACGATGAAAAAACTCCGGGACGACATCAAGATACAGATGAATCTG GTGGAAACGGCTCTGGCTCTGGGGGCTACTCCGCGACAGGCGACGTTGCAGCAGGTGAAAAGGGCACTGGTTATCGCACTTTCCCCGGTATTGGATAATGCGAAAACTGTAGGACTAATATCACTTCCGGGGGCAATGACTGGCCTCATAATGGGGGGAGCCTCTCCTTTGGAGGCCATCCAGCTGCAGATTGTGGTTATGAATATGCTCATCGGGGCTTCCACCGTGAGTAGCATCATGTCGACTTATCTTTGTTGGCCTTCGTTCTTCACCAAGGCTTACCAGTTGGAAGTGGCAGTGTTTTCTGTAGATTGA
- the LOC140880600 gene encoding uncharacterized protein isoform X4, which translates to MSNVPRGAGGVRESAGRGPTPGSGCCFNCGQDGHWARDCTAGDWTNMCYRCGKRGHIVKDCENNPKKLSYSRSPMRSRAPPRGRSRSRSFSKSRSHSYSRSSMRSRAPRHGRSRSRSRSRSRSRSQSQSRSRSRSFSKNRSPRRERSYSRSPMRTRSPRRGRRRRRNRSRSRSRSRSFSKNPSYGHSRYKRGRDVVYDERRSLSPIGVSSERKRRASPSKSGKHSSTPARDSARESGSRAPRKGEDETGQDGYINSPQEGPSPRRGRRERENNGYSDSPKETSGSPTSPATTRYETANGNNRSPSPIREDEWSPIRDDGNYTLPEVAGRLKQVV; encoded by the exons ATGTCGAAT GTGCCTCGGGGAGCTGGAGGGGTTCGAGAATCTGCAGGCAGGGGTCCCACACCTGGTTCTGGATGTTGCTTCAACTGTGGCCAAGATGGCCATTGGGCCCGAGATTGCACAGCTGGAGATTGGACAAATATGTGTTATCGCTGTGGTAAGAGAGGTCATATAGTAAAAGACTGCGAGAACAATCCTAAAAAGCTGAG TTATTCACGTTCACCCATGAGGTCACGTGCTCCACCCCGTGGCCGGAGTCGGAGTCGGAGTTTCAGTAAAAGTCGTAGTCACAG TTATTCACGTTCATCCATGAGGTCACGTGCTCCACGCCATGGCCGGAGTCGGAGTCGGAGTCGGAGTCGGAGTCGGAGTCGGAGTCAGAGTCAGAGTCGGAGTCGGAGTCGAAGTTTCAGTAAAAATCGTAGTCCCAG GCGTGAGCGTAGTTATTCACGTTCACCCATGAGGACACGTTCTCCACGACGTGGCAGGAGACGGAGACGGAATCGGAGTCGGAGTCGGAGTCGGAGCCGAAGTTTCAGTAAAAATCCTAGTTACGG CCATTCGAGGTATAAAAGAGGTCGAGATGTTGTGTATGATGAAAGGAGATCATTGAGTCCAATTGGTGTAAGCTCTGAGCGGAAGAGACGTGCCTCACCCTCCAAATCTGGGAAACACAGCTCAACTCCTGCTAGAGACAGTGCAAGAGAAAGTGGAAGCCGTGCTCCAAGGAAAGGAGAAGACGAAACCGGTCAAGATGGCTACATTAACAGTCCACAGGAAGGCCCTTCGCCTAGGAGAGGCAGAAGGGAAAGGGAGAATAACGGTTATAGTGACAGTCCCAAGGAGACTAGTGGTAGCCCCACAAGTCCAGCAACTACAAGGTACGAAACTGCAAATGGTAATAACCGCAGCCCTAGCCCAATCCGGGAGGATGAATGGAGTCCTATCCGTGATGATGGTAATTACACTCTCCCAGAGGTAGCAGGTCGCCTTAAACAAGTGGTGTAA